A single window of Flavobacterium aestivum DNA harbors:
- the fumC gene encoding class II fumarate hydratase, whose amino-acid sequence MKFRIEKDTMGEVSVPADKYWGAQTERSRNNFKIGSPASMPKAIIEGFAYLKKAAAYANCDLNVLPIEKRDAIAQVCDEILEGELKSQFPLVIWQTGSGTQSNMNVNEVIANRAQVLKGLTIGEGEPFIKANDDVNKSQSSNDTFPTAMHIAAYKVVVENTIPSIEKLRDTLQGKATKFASVVKIGRTHLMDATPLTLGQEISGYAAQLNYGLKALNNTLSHLSEIALGGTAVGTGLNTPKGYDQKVAQYIAEFTGHPFVTAPNKFEALAAHDAIVETHNALKQLAVSLHKIANDVRMLASGPRSGIGEILIPENEPGSSIMPGKVNPTQCEALTMVCAQVMGNDVAISIGGMQGHYELNVFKPMMAANFLQSAELLGDACRSFDEHCAQGIEPNYKRIKELVDNSLMLVTALNTKIGYYKSAEIAQTAHKNGTTLKEEAVRLGYVTPEEFDNWVKPEDMV is encoded by the coding sequence ATGAAATTCAGAATCGAAAAAGACACTATGGGGGAAGTCTCCGTTCCCGCAGATAAATACTGGGGTGCACAAACTGAACGTTCCCGAAACAATTTTAAAATTGGTTCTCCCGCATCTATGCCTAAAGCAATTATAGAAGGTTTTGCCTATCTCAAAAAAGCTGCTGCGTATGCCAACTGTGATTTGAATGTTCTGCCTATTGAAAAACGAGACGCTATTGCTCAAGTATGTGATGAAATTCTGGAAGGCGAACTTAAGAGCCAGTTTCCGCTTGTAATTTGGCAAACGGGCTCCGGAACACAAAGCAATATGAACGTTAATGAAGTTATTGCCAATCGTGCCCAGGTTTTGAAAGGGCTTACCATTGGCGAAGGCGAACCTTTTATCAAGGCCAATGACGATGTTAACAAATCACAATCCTCTAATGATACTTTCCCAACTGCAATGCACATTGCTGCTTATAAAGTGGTGGTCGAAAATACCATTCCCAGTATTGAAAAATTAAGGGATACACTCCAAGGAAAAGCAACCAAGTTTGCCTCAGTGGTCAAAATTGGTCGTACCCATTTGATGGATGCTACACCCCTCACCTTAGGTCAGGAAATTTCGGGTTATGCTGCACAACTAAATTATGGTTTGAAAGCTTTAAACAATACATTATCCCATTTATCCGAAATTGCTTTAGGAGGAACAGCGGTAGGAACTGGCTTAAATACTCCGAAAGGGTATGATCAAAAAGTAGCCCAATATATAGCTGAGTTTACAGGACATCCTTTTGTAACTGCTCCTAACAAGTTTGAAGCTTTGGCTGCACATGATGCTATTGTAGAAACACATAATGCACTTAAGCAACTGGCAGTTTCTTTGCATAAAATTGCAAATGATGTTCGGATGCTGGCTTCGGGACCTCGATCTGGAATTGGAGAAATATTGATTCCTGAGAACGAACCAGGTTCATCTATCATGCCTGGAAAAGTCAATCCTACACAATGTGAAGCACTTACTATGGTTTGTGCACAAGTTATGGGAAATGATGTGGCCATTAGCATTGGCGGCATGCAAGGCCATTATGAATTGAATGTTTTTAAACCTATGATGGCTGCCAATTTTCTGCAATCGGCTGAATTGTTAGGTGATGCTTGTCGATCTTTTGACGAACATTGCGCACAAGGCATAGAACCTAATTACAAACGCATTAAAGAGTTAGTAGACAATTCACTGATGCTGGTTACGGCATTGAATACTAAAATTGGGTACTATAAATCGGCAGAAATTGCACAAACTGCACACAAAAACGGAACTACACTTAAGGAAGAAGCCGTTCGATTAGGATACGTAACTCCTGAAGAATTTGATAATTGGGTAAAACCGGAAGATATGGTTTAG
- a CDS encoding NAD(P)-dependent oxidoreductase, with amino-acid sequence MKFGIIKERKNPPDRRVVFSPDELAKIKQLYHDSTVKVETSDIRIFTDDQYKSMGIEVADNVSDCDVLFGVKEVPVESLIPNKAYFFFSHTIKKQPYNRKLLQAILEKNIDLYDHETIVDANNRRLIGFGRYAGIVGAYNAFRAFGIKFELFKMPKAETLSGKDALIAHLKRLVLPPLKIVVSGTGKVGNGAKEILDAMKIKEVTVENYLTKNYTQAVYTQIDVLDYNKRLDGQTLDFTDFYHNPKEYTSDFEKFTKVSDIYIAGHFHGNDAPVILTREMLQANDCNLKVVADVSCDVDGPIACTLRASTIAEPLYGYLPIENKEVDVFHPAAIVVMAVDNLPCELPKDASEGFGEMFSQHVIPAFFNGDKDGILKRAKMTENGKLTERFSYLQDYVDGK; translated from the coding sequence ATGAAGTTTGGAATCATAAAAGAAAGAAAAAATCCACCAGATAGGAGAGTCGTTTTTTCTCCCGACGAATTAGCCAAAATTAAACAGTTGTATCATGATTCTACTGTAAAAGTAGAGACTTCTGATATTCGTATTTTTACTGATGATCAGTATAAAAGTATGGGGATAGAAGTAGCTGATAATGTTAGTGATTGCGACGTCCTTTTTGGAGTAAAAGAAGTGCCAGTTGAGAGTTTAATTCCTAATAAAGCCTATTTCTTTTTCTCGCATACTATAAAAAAACAACCTTATAACAGAAAGTTGTTGCAAGCTATTCTAGAAAAGAATATCGATTTGTATGATCATGAAACCATTGTAGATGCTAACAATCGCAGACTTATAGGTTTTGGTCGTTATGCAGGAATTGTGGGAGCTTATAATGCTTTTAGAGCATTTGGAATAAAATTCGAATTATTTAAAATGCCAAAAGCTGAAACCCTTTCGGGAAAAGATGCGTTGATAGCTCATTTGAAAAGATTGGTTTTGCCTCCGCTAAAAATTGTGGTTTCGGGAACCGGAAAAGTTGGTAATGGTGCCAAAGAGATTCTGGATGCTATGAAAATCAAAGAGGTAACAGTCGAAAATTATTTGACTAAAAACTACACTCAAGCGGTATATACCCAAATTGATGTTTTGGATTATAACAAAAGATTAGACGGACAAACTCTTGACTTTACTGATTTTTACCATAATCCAAAAGAATACACTTCTGATTTTGAGAAATTCACAAAGGTTTCGGATATATACATAGCAGGTCATTTTCATGGAAATGACGCTCCCGTAATTTTAACGCGTGAAATGCTTCAGGCAAATGATTGTAATTTAAAAGTTGTTGCCGATGTTTCTTGTGATGTCGATGGTCCAATTGCTTGTACATTGCGTGCATCAACTATTGCTGAGCCTTTGTACGGCTATTTGCCTATTGAAAACAAAGAAGTAGATGTTTTTCATCCTGCAGCAATTGTTGTTATGGCAGTAGATAATTTGCCTTGTGAATTGCCTAAAGATGCCAGTGAAGGATTTGGAGAAATGTTTTCACAACATGTTATTCCAGCTTTTTTCAACGGAGACAAAGATGGTATTCTTAAACGAGCCAAAATGACAGAAAACGGAAAACTTACTGAGCGTTTTAGCTATCTGCAAGATTATGTAGATGGGAAGTAG
- a CDS encoding serine hydrolase domain-containing protein — MNFRKKTNILHILLLTIAVSSCKNENKEVRKAEIKDADLPKNVLPKMKPFVDESPKLTASYIAEKQKKIDSFYNKNWPNNSMNGGFLVAQNGQIIYEKYEGYANFRDKTLITSTTPIHIASVSKVLTATAVLKLVNAKRIDLDQKVTDFLKEFPYPDVTVRMLLCHRSGMRSYAYFTDRDKNVWDRHNTLTNQDILTIMGTKNIGLEQKTGTRFAYCNTNYAMLALIIEKVTKLSYKEAMAEIIFKPLGMKNTFVLDFDKDKKNVAPSYKGNKVEIGIDYLDKIYGDKNIYSTPRDLLKFDRARNSPSFLEPELLAQVYTGYSNEHKGTKNYGLGIRMINWENGKNFYFHNGWWHGFTSSYIPLKDENVTIIALSNKFTRSTYAVRKLSVLFGDYPFKVADE, encoded by the coding sequence ATGAATTTCAGAAAAAAAACAAACATTCTACATATACTATTATTGACAATAGCTGTAAGTTCCTGCAAAAACGAAAATAAAGAGGTTCGCAAAGCTGAAATAAAAGATGCTGATCTTCCTAAAAACGTTTTACCAAAAATGAAACCTTTTGTAGATGAATCTCCAAAACTTACTGCTTCTTATATAGCCGAAAAACAAAAAAAAATAGATTCTTTTTATAATAAAAACTGGCCTAACAACAGTATGAACGGCGGTTTTCTTGTTGCCCAAAACGGCCAGATTATCTATGAGAAATACGAAGGATATGCTAACTTTAGAGATAAAACCCTTATAACAAGCACTACTCCTATTCATATTGCATCGGTTAGTAAAGTCCTTACGGCTACTGCTGTTTTAAAATTAGTAAATGCCAAAAGAATAGACTTGGATCAAAAAGTGACTGATTTTTTAAAAGAGTTTCCTTATCCAGATGTTACCGTAAGAATGTTACTGTGCCACAGAAGCGGAATGCGTAGCTACGCTTATTTTACAGATCGTGATAAAAACGTTTGGGACAGACATAACACGCTGACTAATCAAGACATTTTGACCATAATGGGCACCAAAAATATTGGCTTAGAACAAAAAACAGGTACCCGATTTGCCTACTGCAATACTAATTATGCCATGCTGGCTTTAATTATTGAAAAAGTGACCAAACTGTCTTATAAAGAGGCAATGGCAGAAATCATATTCAAACCATTGGGAATGAAAAACACTTTTGTCTTGGATTTTGATAAAGACAAAAAAAATGTAGCTCCATCTTATAAAGGCAATAAAGTCGAAATTGGAATTGACTATCTAGATAAAATTTACGGAGACAAAAACATCTACTCTACTCCAAGAGATTTACTGAAATTTGACAGAGCAAGAAATTCTCCGTCATTTTTGGAACCTGAATTATTGGCTCAAGTCTATACGGGCTATAGCAACGAACATAAAGGAACCAAAAATTATGGTCTTGGTATTCGTATGATTAATTGGGAAAATGGTAAAAATTTCTATTTTCATAATGGTTGGTGGCATGGTTTTACCTCATCTTATATTCCTTTAAAAGATGAGAATGTCACTATAATTGCCTTGTCTAATAAATTTACCCGAAGCACTTATGCGGTTCGAAAACTATCAGTATTGTTTGGTGATTATCCGTTTAAAGTAGCAGATGAATAA
- a CDS encoding reverse transcriptase domain-containing protein, which translates to MDKPSWLKEKGYIHLSPSLELGSDWRKIVKKIANKNYIAKYAFYPLIHTVLSERKFKKGDSKKFTTHQRKHTHYRLRTSHPKQNSKKRPLHYASHMDALIYGYYASILRDKYENLLKQEPLQDQAIIAYRKIETFQGSGIGKSNIHFAKECFDEIKNRTKNNTEISVLAIDLKSFFSTLDHKILKEQWKKILNEPDNLPHDHYNVFKACTNFKYVLQDDLRIRKNKNGKKAPYNESKLAQIRKTKGFRCFFESNKDFRKYIQTGKLPIYSNSFLKKLENGKTVKNGIPQGLPISTVLANLYLYNFDLEIVNRWVKPHNIYYRRYSDDIFIVCEKIHCNEIEKDIQELIKKYEIKISTDKTEKFIFKNVSHIKHSTRLECFRIINDEKEVSSSMSYLGFEFRGYNTAIKSTNLSKYYRKIISTVKRKAKRTIKLIERNPNTKKAIFKNQVKKIYNLPIKLKDGDLTEKKMQKKMRYKLILNDRGFYEFRFSERKNNKQSNYHSYIKRCCDEFQTDSFQKQIKKSKHIAYSAITKYLIEK; encoded by the coding sequence ATGGACAAACCTAGTTGGCTTAAAGAAAAAGGATATATACATTTATCGCCTTCCCTTGAATTAGGAAGTGATTGGCGCAAAATTGTAAAAAAAATCGCTAATAAAAATTATATTGCCAAGTATGCTTTTTATCCTTTGATACATACAGTTCTATCAGAAAGGAAGTTTAAAAAAGGGGATTCCAAAAAATTTACAACACACCAAAGAAAACATACACATTATCGATTAAGAACTTCACATCCTAAGCAAAATTCAAAAAAAAGACCTTTGCACTATGCTAGTCATATGGATGCTTTAATTTACGGATATTACGCTAGTATATTAAGAGACAAATATGAAAATCTTTTAAAACAAGAACCTTTACAAGATCAAGCTATAATTGCTTATAGAAAAATTGAAACATTTCAAGGATCTGGCATTGGAAAATCTAATATTCACTTTGCAAAAGAATGCTTTGATGAGATTAAAAACAGAACAAAAAATAACACTGAAATATCTGTCTTAGCAATTGACTTAAAAAGTTTTTTTTCAACTTTAGATCATAAAATCTTAAAAGAACAATGGAAGAAAATCCTAAACGAACCTGATAATTTACCTCATGATCATTATAACGTTTTTAAAGCCTGCACTAATTTTAAGTATGTATTACAGGATGATTTACGAATTAGGAAAAATAAAAACGGTAAAAAAGCTCCATATAATGAAAGTAAGTTAGCTCAAATTAGAAAAACAAAAGGGTTTCGATGCTTTTTTGAATCCAATAAAGATTTTAGAAAATATATTCAAACTGGAAAACTACCTATCTATTCAAATTCATTTTTGAAAAAGTTAGAAAATGGAAAAACAGTTAAAAATGGAATACCTCAAGGATTACCAATCAGTACAGTTTTAGCTAATCTTTATCTTTATAACTTCGATTTAGAAATTGTTAATCGATGGGTAAAACCCCATAATATATATTACAGAAGATATTCAGACGATATATTCATAGTTTGTGAAAAGATACACTGCAATGAAATTGAAAAAGATATTCAAGAATTAATTAAAAAATATGAAATAAAAATTAGTACTGACAAAACAGAAAAATTTATTTTCAAAAACGTATCACACATTAAACATAGTACTAGATTAGAATGCTTTAGAATAATAAATGACGAAAAAGAAGTTTCATCATCAATGTCATATTTAGGTTTTGAATTTAGGGGTTATAATACTGCTATAAAATCTACTAACCTTTCTAAATATTACAGAAAAATCATTTCAACAGTTAAAAGAAAAGCAAAAAGAACTATAAAACTGATTGAGAGAAATCCAAACACAAAAAAGGCAATATTTAAAAATCAAGTAAAAAAAATATACAATCTACCTATAAAATTAAAAGATGGGGATTTAACAGAAAAAAAAATGCAGAAAAAAATGAGATACAAACTTATTTTGAATGACAGAGGGTTTTATGAATTTAGATTTAGTGAAAGAAAAAACAATAAGCAATCTAATTATCACAGTTATATTAAAAGATGTTGTGATGAATTTCAAACTGATTCTTTCCAAAAACAGATAAAAAAAAGCAAGCATATTGCATATTCTGCAATTACTAAATATTTAATTGAAAAATAA
- a CDS encoding serine hydrolase domain-containing protein: protein MIRQFAILTIIFLIAFDLFGQRADFVESDRITYRIYKSNVGKIGFTSLNFPIENLKQSDFLTSFELKDKTNLNINVFLGNSLTNYLHLLSPELTADQLTKNGNYQFSFYIDGKKIYSENLNVNAGSLDSKNQKKTLRVPMISSTNEDSWGRFLWDRFLANGGEEAFTNGEHLLKIEIRPYLKLKEVLTGKIIAEGQIKIIVPEIKIDEKLVKVQPVQPLEDWPISTEKINIAKIEDLNRKILTNKYKDITSVVVIKDGKLLIEEYFNKVARNTLHDTRSVGKSFASALLGIAVKDGYIKSETQTLKEFYNLKDFQNYTPLKDSITLESLLTMSSPFDGSDMNQDSPGNEEKMYSTNNWVDFTLNLPIDKTKIADKRWDYFTAGVVVLGDIIHKSVPEGLEKYAHKNLFYPLGITEYKWQFTPQKVANTAGSLQLRSLDYAKFGQLYKNYGTWNDKQILSKDWITKSLSHKMKISDDEYYGYLFWNKTYKVNDVGYEVYYSSGNGGNRIFIFKDKPIVIVITSTAYNSLYGEKQVDKIIENYLIPAIIK from the coding sequence ATGATAAGACAGTTTGCCATTTTAACTATAATTTTCCTGATTGCATTCGACTTGTTTGGGCAAAGAGCAGACTTTGTAGAAAGTGACAGGATTACTTATCGCATTTACAAATCAAACGTAGGTAAAATTGGCTTCACGAGTCTAAATTTCCCTATTGAAAATCTTAAACAATCTGACTTCCTAACATCATTTGAATTAAAAGATAAAACTAATCTTAATATTAATGTTTTTCTGGGGAATTCTCTAACCAATTACCTTCATTTACTATCTCCGGAATTAACCGCAGACCAACTTACTAAAAATGGAAACTATCAATTTTCATTTTACATAGACGGCAAAAAGATTTATTCAGAGAATTTAAACGTCAATGCAGGAAGCCTAGATAGCAAAAACCAGAAAAAAACGTTAAGAGTTCCCATGATAAGTTCTACCAATGAAGATTCCTGGGGAAGGTTTCTTTGGGATCGATTTCTTGCCAATGGAGGAGAGGAAGCCTTTACAAATGGAGAACACCTTCTTAAAATTGAAATAAGACCATACCTAAAACTGAAAGAAGTTCTGACTGGTAAAATTATTGCAGAAGGACAAATAAAAATTATAGTTCCAGAAATAAAAATTGATGAAAAGCTTGTCAAAGTTCAGCCAGTTCAGCCACTTGAAGATTGGCCTATTTCTACAGAGAAAATAAATATTGCTAAAATTGAAGACCTAAATCGAAAAATCTTAACTAATAAGTATAAAGATATCACAAGTGTTGTAGTAATAAAAGATGGGAAGCTTCTAATAGAAGAGTATTTTAATAAAGTGGCCAGAAATACACTTCACGACACAAGATCAGTTGGAAAATCATTTGCATCAGCACTTTTAGGAATTGCAGTCAAGGATGGTTATATAAAGAGTGAAACACAAACTTTAAAAGAATTTTACAACCTCAAAGACTTTCAAAACTATACTCCATTAAAAGATAGTATTACTTTAGAAAGTTTACTTACAATGAGTTCGCCTTTTGACGGATCTGATATGAATCAAGACTCACCTGGTAATGAAGAAAAGATGTATAGTACAAATAATTGGGTTGACTTCACATTAAACCTTCCCATTGACAAAACAAAAATAGCCGACAAAAGGTGGGATTACTTCACTGCGGGTGTAGTAGTTCTGGGCGACATCATTCATAAATCTGTTCCAGAAGGTTTAGAGAAATATGCTCACAAAAATTTGTTTTACCCGCTCGGCATAACAGAGTATAAATGGCAATTTACCCCTCAAAAAGTAGCTAATACAGCAGGAAGCTTACAATTGCGTTCATTGGATTATGCAAAGTTTGGGCAGTTATACAAAAATTATGGCACATGGAATGACAAACAAATTCTGTCAAAGGATTGGATAACAAAGAGTCTGTCCCACAAGATGAAAATATCTGATGACGAATATTATGGTTATCTATTTTGGAATAAGACCTACAAAGTAAATGACGTAGGGTATGAAGTTTACTATTCGAGTGGTAATGGCGGTAATAGAATTTTTATTTTCAAAGACAAACCTATTGTAATTGTAATCACTTCGACTGCATATAATAGTTTATACGGAGAGAAACAGGTTGACAAGATTATTGAGAATTATTTAATTCCAGCAATCATTAAATGA
- a CDS encoding M28 family peptidase has protein sequence MKTKKIATALIILFSIILCKANNPAILSNLKGTIDQRNSKLIIVYDLLDKENDQLEVRLRITDENGLTYIIDKSNAEGDIGFPVSAGKNRRIVWTYDKKTFNPKKSIIKLVADDRYKIDISQLIKEVDTVRMIKDLNYILGERNSSNSTTQMHLERVGEYIKNSFKDNGVNSYYHRIELSNSELNKIWTAKTGLAPVVKDRDEKHNIKNVIGSITGQSQQAETFILSAHYDSYPGSLGMDDNASGVIGLLEAMRILSKYQFDHTIKFIGFDKEEDGLIGSLSYVFGGGIKESEKIGGVINLDMIGVCSDKPDSQIVPEGFDQLYPEVCKLVEKNKYRGDFVINTSNENSTKLSELFLNTANKYVGDLKVVSLLAEDNGKYAPALAESDHASFWYNNNSALHIGEGGATRNPDLHTPRDSKPHIKFNYKFMSDIVKTTIAVFVELAKAEHYTIANIHLTE, from the coding sequence ATGAAAACAAAAAAAATAGCAACTGCTTTAATTATATTATTTTCAATTATACTCTGTAAAGCAAATAATCCGGCAATACTATCAAACTTAAAAGGGACAATTGATCAGAGAAACAGTAAATTGATTATAGTTTATGATCTTTTAGATAAAGAGAATGATCAGCTAGAAGTACGGTTAAGGATTACAGATGAGAATGGCCTTACCTATATCATAGACAAAAGTAATGCCGAGGGAGACATTGGATTTCCGGTATCAGCTGGAAAAAATAGAAGAATTGTATGGACTTATGACAAGAAAACGTTTAATCCTAAAAAAAGCATTATAAAGCTAGTAGCAGATGACAGGTATAAGATAGATATAAGCCAGCTCATAAAAGAAGTAGATACAGTTCGTATGATAAAAGATCTAAATTATATCCTTGGAGAGCGGAATAGCAGTAATTCAACAACACAAATGCACTTAGAAAGGGTAGGGGAATACATAAAAAACTCTTTTAAAGATAATGGGGTAAATTCATATTACCATAGAATTGAACTTTCTAATTCAGAACTTAATAAAATCTGGACTGCTAAAACAGGTTTGGCACCAGTGGTTAAGGATAGAGACGAAAAACACAATATAAAAAATGTTATAGGCAGTATAACAGGCCAGTCTCAGCAAGCCGAAACTTTTATTTTATCCGCTCATTATGATTCTTATCCAGGTAGCTTAGGAATGGATGATAATGCTTCTGGTGTCATCGGTCTTTTGGAAGCAATGCGAATACTTTCTAAATATCAATTTGACCATACTATAAAATTTATAGGATTTGATAAGGAGGAAGACGGCCTGATAGGAAGTCTTTCATATGTTTTTGGAGGAGGTATAAAAGAATCGGAAAAAATAGGAGGTGTAATCAATTTGGATATGATTGGTGTATGTTCTGATAAACCAGATTCACAGATAGTTCCGGAAGGATTTGACCAATTATATCCGGAGGTATGCAAATTAGTAGAAAAAAATAAATACAGAGGAGATTTTGTAATAAATACTTCTAATGAAAATTCTACAAAGCTTAGCGAATTATTTTTGAACACAGCTAATAAGTATGTTGGAGATTTGAAAGTAGTTTCTCTGCTTGCGGAAGATAACGGTAAATATGCTCCAGCATTAGCAGAAAGTGATCATGCAAGTTTTTGGTACAACAACAATTCAGCATTGCATATAGGAGAAGGAGGAGCAACAAGAAATCCAGACTTACATACACCCAGAGATAGCAAGCCTCATATAAAATTTAATTATAAATTTATGAGCGATATTGTCAAAACAACAATAGCAGTATTTGTTGAATTGGCAAAGGCTGAACATTATACTATAGCCAATATTCATCTGACAGAATAA
- a CDS encoding TolC family protein: protein MNKLCFVCFLILFIINNLTLNAQNKLSLDEAIKLAVENNVSIAKDKNREASTEYDKMKTKLSLLPSLNASGNVFESTGTNFDQLTGMLRTETGQYVNGSITASWDILNIASKVSAINLSKYNNESQKAQLAYTKDFIILNVVGRYLEALQAMKQDQIFNKFCDVQEEQLKRTNELIRVGSLPGQDFYTQNAEWSRLKSLREENLNLMNVKKNQLILLLRLNPANEAQLDTILSKESFKREMDIDSLYKKALEARKDYKKIEAQSMVKKYEVAVQQARYIPSLSLYYDYGSRYSSFQQRRFNNQFFNDNITTTIGVSMQVPIFNGLETRNNVYRAKQDFKNAELDVIQAKNDIYVELKNLMFTISANEKKVIYREDQIESAKRAFELEKERYYLGQGSPLDLGVAQRNYVEASLSLNQINYQLMYNRFELLFYTGDIISLVN, encoded by the coding sequence ATGAATAAGTTATGTTTTGTGTGTTTTTTAATTCTATTTATAATTAACAATTTGACCCTGAATGCACAGAATAAATTGAGTTTAGATGAAGCGATAAAATTGGCAGTAGAAAATAACGTAAGTATTGCTAAAGATAAAAATAGAGAAGCCAGTACGGAATATGATAAAATGAAAACAAAGCTTTCTTTATTGCCAAGTTTGAATGCCTCTGGAAATGTATTTGAATCTACTGGAACCAATTTTGATCAGTTAACAGGAATGTTAAGAACAGAAACGGGACAGTATGTAAACGGATCTATTACGGCAAGCTGGGATATTTTAAATATAGCCAGCAAAGTTTCGGCAATAAATCTTTCCAAGTACAATAATGAAAGTCAAAAAGCGCAATTAGCTTACACAAAAGATTTTATAATATTAAATGTAGTGGGAAGATATTTAGAAGCCCTACAGGCAATGAAACAGGATCAGATTTTTAATAAGTTTTGTGATGTACAGGAGGAACAATTAAAAAGAACCAATGAACTCATAAGAGTAGGCTCACTGCCAGGGCAGGATTTTTATACTCAGAACGCTGAATGGAGTCGTTTAAAATCTTTGAGAGAGGAAAATCTAAATTTAATGAATGTTAAGAAAAATCAATTGATTTTGCTTTTACGACTAAATCCGGCTAATGAAGCTCAACTTGACACTATCCTGAGTAAAGAGTCATTTAAAAGAGAAATGGATATAGATAGTCTTTATAAAAAAGCATTAGAAGCCCGTAAAGATTACAAGAAGATTGAAGCACAATCAATGGTGAAAAAGTATGAGGTAGCAGTACAGCAGGCTAGATATATTCCTTCACTGTCACTTTACTACGACTATGGATCCAGATATTCATCATTTCAACAAAGAAGATTTAACAATCAATTTTTTAATGACAACATAACTACAACAATTGGTGTTTCTATGCAGGTGCCTATTTTTAATGGACTGGAAACAAGAAATAACGTATATAGAGCCAAACAAGATTTTAAAAATGCAGAACTCGATGTCATACAAGCTAAAAATGATATTTACGTAGAGCTGAAAAACTTAATGTTTACAATTTCTGCAAACGAGAAGAAAGTTATCTATAGAGAAGATCAAATAGAATCGGCAAAGAGAGCTTTTGAATTGGAAAAAGAACGATATTATTTGGGACAAGGAAGTCCACTTGACTTAGGAGTGGCACAACGAAACTATGTGGAGGCTTCTTTATCATTAAATCAAATTAATTACCAGTTAATGTATAATAGATTTGAACTCCTTTTTTACACAGGAGATATTATTTCTTTGGTTAATTAA
- a CDS encoding ABC transporter ATP-binding protein, whose protein sequence is MIKLKDLLKVYVSEEVETTAVNKISLTINKGEFIAIMGPSGCGKSSLLNILGLLDNASGGEYWFGDKEVVKYLEKDRANLRKGNIGFVFQSFNLIDELTVFENVELPLLYLNMSKAERIEKINVALERMGIMHRKNHFPQQLSGGQQQRVAIARAIVTNPKVILADEPTGNLDSANGTEVMNLLQELNESGTTIVMVTHSPEDAKYADRIINLFDGQIVTENINKLQELKASVYNE, encoded by the coding sequence ATGATAAAACTTAAAGATTTACTAAAAGTATACGTTAGCGAAGAAGTAGAAACTACTGCTGTAAACAAAATAAGCTTAACAATCAATAAAGGAGAATTTATTGCAATAATGGGACCTAGTGGTTGCGGAAAATCATCATTGCTGAATATTTTAGGTTTGCTTGACAATGCCTCTGGGGGAGAGTACTGGTTCGGAGATAAAGAGGTTGTAAAATATTTGGAAAAAGACAGAGCAAATCTTAGAAAAGGAAACATAGGATTCGTTTTTCAAAGTTTCAATCTTATAGATGAACTAACGGTATTTGAAAATGTAGAATTACCGCTTTTGTACTTGAATATGTCTAAGGCTGAACGTATTGAAAAAATAAATGTAGCACTGGAACGAATGGGAATTATGCACAGAAAAAATCATTTTCCACAGCAACTTTCAGGAGGACAGCAGCAAAGGGTGGCTATTGCCAGAGCTATTGTTACAAACCCAAAAGTAATTCTTGCCGATGAGCCAACAGGAAATCTAGACTCTGCAAACGGAACAGAAGTGATGAACCTGTTACAAGAATTAAACGAATCAGGAACAACAATTGTAATGGTAACACACTCACCGGAAGATGCTAAATATGCAGATCGCATAATTAACCTATTTGATGGTCAGATAGTTACGGAAAACATTAACAAATTACAAGAACTAAAAGCTAGTGTTTACAATGAATAA